AAATCGAACCCGATCCTTCCCACCCTACCCGCATCGTGACCGTGCGCGGGATAGGGTATCGCTTTGAGGGGTAACGTGGGCGTCTGGATGTCTGCGCTGGGTTTGGGGCTGCTTCTGAGCCTCGCCGTAGCCGGAATTGGGGTGAGGTTCAACTGGTGGTCGTGGGAGGGGGCCAGCGCCGTGGCCCTGGCCGGCGTGGCGCTGAGCCTGGGGTGGCTTCTGCGGCGAGAGCAAAAAGCCCACAGGCGATTGCAACGCTATCTTGAAGGCCTAGACCCCGAGAAGGACCTGCCTGCCTATCCGGCCTTGTCCGGCCTGGCCGCGGACGAGGCCGTGGTATTGCGGGTGCTGCGCCGCTACCACCAGGCCCTACGTCAAAAGCAAGCCGCGTACGAACGCCTCGAAGCCATCCTCCGCCAGATGCGCGACGGCCTGGTGGTGGTCACCCCCGAGGGCACGGTAGCTTCGATCAACCCGGCGGCAGCCCGGTTGTTCGCCGTGACCTCCAAGGGGGCCCTCGGACGCTCGCTGGCTCAGGCCCTGCGCCACCATCGCCTGGTAGACCTCTGGGCCGCCTGCCAGCGCACTGGCGAAGAGCAACGCGAAACCCTGGAACTTCCCCAAAGCGGGCGCTTTGTCCACTGCATCGCCTTCCCCCTGGGCCCCAGGCGTCCGGCTCAAGTGGTGTTGCTCATCCAGGATCTGACCCGCTTGCGCCACCTGGAAACCGTGAGGCAGGACTTCATCGCCAACC
The Anaerolineae bacterium DNA segment above includes these coding regions:
- a CDS encoding PAS domain-containing protein yields the protein MGVWMSALGLGLLLSLAVAGIGVRFNWWSWEGASAVALAGVALSLGWLLRREQKAHRRLQRYLEGLDPEKDLPAYPALSGLAADEAVVLRVLRRYHQALRQKQAAYERLEAILRQMRDGLVVVTPEGTVASINPAAARLFAVTSKGALGRSLAQALRHHRLVDLWAACQRTGEEQRETLELPQSGRFVHCIAFPLGPRRPAQVVLLIQDLTRLRHLETVRQDFIANLSHELRTPLAAIQALTDTLQNGALDDPAMAPRFLQRLSEEVAAMSRLVQDLLELSRLESGHLSLELSPQSPREILQLAAERMALAAQEAGVAVRLHAPEGLPPMLADRDRLLQVLTNLLDNALHFTPKGGEITLGASALETGVRFWVQDTGPGIAPEHLPRLFERFYKVDPARQRGGTGLGLAIAKHIVEAHGGQIGVESAVGQGSTFWFTLPLAR